From Variovorax sp. PMC12, the proteins below share one genomic window:
- a CDS encoding multidrug effflux MFS transporter — translation MTAAASPEPQHRAHAPLWLLALVTFSGTLAMHIFVPALPIAAASLGASVGAMQMTVSLYIFGLAVGQLVYGPLADRFGRRPVLLWGLGIYCVSGLAAALAPEVHSLIAARLFQAMGGCAGLVLGRSIVRDTAGPQEATRRLALMNLMVTIGPSLAPLIGGALATALGWRSIFHALFGLGVVGFLFTWRMLPETGAPGAPGSAVSARDLARNYGKLLRSPAFLGFSVGGGCATTSMYAFIASAPFIFVDQLHRPAHEAGIYLAILVSGVWLGSFLTSRLISRVRVDRLMIRSNALSVAAAFVLLGAALSGHLSVPLIVASMFMFTVGVGMASPAALTQAISVNPQVIGSASGLYGFTQMAVGALCTALAGMGHRNPALASAIVLAGAGIVAQLSFAVALRAQRRADAAAAETLSA, via the coding sequence ATGACCGCCGCCGCGTCACCCGAGCCGCAGCACCGGGCGCACGCGCCGCTGTGGCTGCTCGCGCTGGTGACCTTCAGCGGCACGCTGGCCATGCACATCTTCGTGCCCGCGCTTCCGATCGCCGCGGCGAGCCTGGGTGCCAGCGTCGGCGCCATGCAGATGACGGTGAGCCTCTACATCTTCGGCCTCGCGGTGGGGCAGCTGGTGTACGGCCCGCTGGCCGACCGCTTCGGCAGGCGGCCGGTGCTGCTGTGGGGGCTCGGCATCTACTGTGTCTCGGGCCTGGCCGCCGCGCTCGCGCCGGAGGTGCATTCGCTCATCGCCGCGCGGCTGTTCCAGGCCATGGGCGGCTGCGCCGGCCTGGTGCTGGGCCGCAGCATCGTGCGCGACACCGCCGGGCCGCAGGAGGCCACGCGCCGCCTTGCGCTGATGAACCTCATGGTCACCATCGGCCCCAGCCTGGCACCGCTGATCGGCGGCGCGCTGGCCACCGCGCTGGGCTGGCGATCGATCTTCCATGCGCTCTTCGGCCTGGGCGTGGTGGGCTTTCTCTTCACCTGGCGCATGCTGCCCGAGACGGGTGCGCCCGGTGCGCCCGGGTCTGCGGTGAGCGCGCGAGACCTCGCGCGCAACTACGGCAAGCTGCTGCGCTCGCCCGCGTTCCTGGGCTTTTCGGTGGGCGGCGGCTGCGCCACCACGTCGATGTACGCCTTCATCGCCTCGGCGCCCTTCATCTTCGTGGACCAGTTGCACCGGCCCGCGCACGAGGCGGGCATCTACCTCGCCATCCTGGTGTCGGGCGTGTGGCTCGGCAGCTTTCTCACCAGCCGCCTGATCTCGCGCGTGCGGGTCGACCGGCTCATGATCCGCTCCAACGCGCTGAGCGTGGCCGCGGCCTTCGTGCTGCTCGGCGCGGCGTTGAGCGGCCATCTGTCGGTGCCGCTCATCGTCGCTTCCATGTTCATGTTCACGGTGGGCGTCGGCATGGCGTCGCCGGCCGCGCTCACGCAGGCGATCAGCGTGAACCCGCAGGTGATCGGCTCGGCCTCGGGCCTCTACGGCTTCACGCAGATGGCCGTGGGCGCGCTGTGCACCGCGCTCGCGGGCATGGGCCACCGCAACCCCGCGCTGGCATCGGCCATCGTGCTGGCGGGGGCTGGCATCGTGGCGCAGCTGTCGTTTGCGGTGGCGCTGCGCGCGCAGCGGCGCGCCGATGCCGCCGCCGCCGAGACGCTCAGCGCGTGA
- a CDS encoding MBL fold metallo-hydrolase, whose protein sequence is MVRSSQQIHPAREPAPVRAAATVLLLRDTAAGIEVLMTRRSATASFAPGAYVFPGGHIDAADEAAKRIATRRPTQSRVQRTQAIAAIREAFEELGILLAHHAADGRPVSAADIAAMDRADTAGTAFADQCAARGLVLDSDRVFTFAHWITDRDLPKRFDVPFLVARMPEGQTPTADESEQFEPCWVRPADALARHAAGSFFMIFPTVRTLQRMAAYASVDAVLAACAPGGAGEAPLWTSCPRAGLLKGEDARYMEHESPFGELALVCPDGQIAHALDWQSEHPVALLKNVMRLTAPNPSAMTGPGTNSYIVGDAATGYIVIDPGPNDFDHIGRLWRATHGDIRMIVCTHSHADHSPGAAPLQALCKETRPPILGLASRPTARATARFTPERELADGERLALSGTSPEGAAITHTLRVIHTPGHAANHLCLLLEEDGLLFSGDHILNGSTTVVDPPDGDMTAYLESLDKLDAACEAGGVEFILPAHGYVIGFARTAISMLKAHRLKREARIAAAMQKLPDGTPEQWLPIAYDDVPERMWPVAARSLAAHVARIQQLNAAR, encoded by the coding sequence ATGGTCCGTTCCTCCCAACAAATTCACCCCGCACGCGAGCCCGCGCCCGTGCGCGCGGCGGCCACCGTGCTGCTGCTGCGCGACACCGCCGCCGGCATCGAAGTGCTGATGACGCGCCGCTCGGCCACCGCCAGCTTCGCACCCGGCGCCTATGTGTTCCCCGGCGGCCACATCGACGCAGCCGACGAAGCCGCCAAGCGCATCGCCACCCGCCGCCCCACGCAGAGCCGGGTGCAGCGCACGCAGGCCATCGCAGCCATTCGCGAAGCCTTCGAAGAGCTCGGCATCCTGCTCGCGCACCATGCTGCAGACGGCCGCCCCGTGAGCGCCGCGGACATCGCCGCGATGGACCGCGCCGATACGGCCGGCACCGCCTTCGCCGACCAGTGCGCCGCGCGCGGCCTGGTGCTCGACTCCGACCGCGTGTTCACCTTCGCGCACTGGATCACCGACCGCGACCTGCCCAAGCGCTTCGACGTGCCCTTCCTGGTGGCGCGCATGCCCGAGGGCCAGACGCCCACGGCCGACGAGAGCGAGCAGTTCGAGCCCTGCTGGGTGCGCCCGGCCGATGCGCTCGCGCGCCACGCGGCAGGCAGCTTCTTCATGATCTTCCCGACCGTGCGCACGCTGCAGCGCATGGCCGCCTACGCCAGCGTCGATGCGGTGCTCGCGGCCTGCGCTCCGGGCGGTGCCGGCGAGGCGCCGCTTTGGACCAGCTGCCCGCGCGCCGGCCTGCTCAAGGGCGAGGACGCGCGCTACATGGAGCACGAGTCGCCCTTCGGCGAGCTCGCGCTGGTGTGCCCAGACGGCCAGATCGCGCATGCGCTCGACTGGCAGAGCGAGCACCCGGTCGCGCTGCTGAAGAACGTGATGCGCCTCACCGCGCCCAACCCCAGCGCCATGACCGGCCCCGGCACCAACAGCTACATCGTGGGCGACGCGGCCACCGGCTACATCGTCATCGACCCGGGCCCGAACGACTTCGACCACATCGGCCGCCTGTGGCGCGCCACGCATGGCGACATCCGCATGATCGTGTGCACGCATTCGCATGCCGACCATTCGCCCGGTGCCGCGCCGCTGCAGGCGCTGTGCAAGGAAACGAGGCCGCCGATCCTCGGGCTGGCATCGCGGCCGACCGCCCGGGCCACGGCGCGCTTCACGCCCGAGCGCGAACTGGCCGACGGCGAGCGCCTCGCGCTCTCCGGCACATCGCCCGAAGGCGCGGCCATCACCCACACGCTGCGCGTGATCCACACGCCCGGCCATGCGGCCAACCACCTGTGCCTGCTGCTCGAAGAAGACGGCCTGCTGTTCTCCGGCGACCACATTCTGAACGGCAGCACCACGGTGGTCGACCCGCCCGACGGCGACATGACGGCCTACCTCGAATCGCTCGACAAGCTCGACGCGGCCTGCGAGGCCGGCGGCGTCGAATTCATCCTGCCCGCGCACGGCTACGTGATCGGCTTCGCGCGCACCGCCATCTCGATGCTGAAGGCGCACCGCCTGAAGCGCGAGGCCAGGATCGCCGCCGCCATGCAGAAGCTGCCCGACGGCACGCCCGAGCAATGGCTCCCCATCGCCTATGACGACGTGCCCGAGCGCATGTGGCCGGTGGCGGCACGCTCGCTGGCCGCGCATGTGGCGCGCATCCAGCAACTGAATGCGGCCCGATGA
- a CDS encoding RNA pseudouridine synthase, with the protein MNRSAPEKDDGEGIRLAKRVAAMAGVSRREAELLIENGAVRVDGVQQMLPQSRVLPRQQVEIEAGARPQPILPVTLLLYKPAGMPTDKAHSLLVAANHHEPERAGQRFLPAHAKGQQCMTPLETGASGLVAYTQEFRIERKLHEDAGILEHEVMVDVAGPVAPEVLARLERSPARVSIGRQSDEQTGLRFALKGAQPGQIAHICDNVGLRILAMRRIRIGRVPLAGLQPGQWRYLAPQERF; encoded by the coding sequence ATGAACAGAAGCGCCCCTGAAAAAGACGACGGCGAAGGCATCCGCCTGGCCAAGCGCGTGGCGGCCATGGCCGGCGTGTCGCGCCGCGAGGCCGAGCTGCTGATAGAAAACGGCGCCGTGCGCGTGGACGGCGTGCAGCAGATGCTGCCGCAGTCGCGCGTGCTGCCGCGCCAGCAGGTCGAGATCGAGGCCGGCGCCAGGCCGCAGCCCATCCTTCCGGTCACGCTGCTGCTCTACAAGCCCGCCGGCATGCCGACCGACAAGGCGCACAGCCTGCTGGTGGCCGCGAACCACCACGAGCCCGAGCGCGCCGGGCAGCGCTTTCTGCCGGCCCATGCAAAGGGGCAGCAATGCATGACGCCGCTGGAGACCGGCGCCAGCGGGCTGGTCGCGTACACGCAGGAGTTCCGCATCGAACGCAAGCTGCACGAAGACGCCGGCATCCTCGAGCACGAGGTGATGGTCGACGTGGCCGGCCCGGTGGCCCCCGAGGTGCTGGCGCGGCTGGAGCGCTCGCCCGCGCGGGTGAGCATCGGCCGCCAGAGCGACGAACAGACCGGCCTGCGCTTCGCGCTCAAGGGCGCGCAGCCGGGGCAGATCGCCCACATCTGCGACAACGTGGGCCTGCGGATTCTGGCGATGCGGCGCATACGCATCGGCCGCGTGCCGCTGGCGGGGCTGCAGCCCGGCCAGTGGCGCTACCTGGCACCCCAGGAACGCTTCTGA